In a single window of the bacterium genome:
- a CDS encoding molybdopterin synthase sulfur carrier subunit translates to MPVTVRIPTVLRRLTGGRDEVVATGATVADVLADVGREYAGFLERITTEDGSLRPFLNVFVNGDDIRFAQDLRTPVRDGDEISIVPSIAGGR, encoded by the coding sequence ATGCCAGTGACGGTCCGCATCCCGACGGTCCTGCGCCGCCTCACCGGCGGACGGGACGAGGTCGTCGCGACGGGGGCGACGGTCGCCGACGTGCTCGCCGACGTCGGCCGCGAGTACGCCGGCTTCCTGGAGCGCATCACCACGGAAGACGGCAGCCTGCGCCCGTTCCTGAACGTCTTCGTGAACGGGGACGACATCCGCTTCGCGCAGGACCTGCGCACTCCGGTCCGCGATGGAGACGAGATCTCCATCGTGCCGAGCATCGCGGGCGGCCGGTGA